The stretch of DNA GTACCTGAGCGGCCAACTGCCGTGCTGCCTCCAGAATTTCCCATCGGCCACTGTAGCTCAGGGCCAGAATCAGTGTCAGACCTGTATTATGGCTGGTTTCGCGGATGGCTTCGGCCAGTTCGCGCTGACAGTCTTTGGGCAGGCTTTCGGTGTTACCGATGGTTGCCAGCCGCACATTGTTGTCCATCAGTGTTTTTATCTCGTCGCGAATTGTGTGTACCAGCAAAGTCATCAGTGCATCGACTTCAAACTTGGGGCGGTTCCAGTTTTCGGTCGAAAACGCGTAAAGTGTCAGGTACTTAATTCCCAATTCGGCACATCCCTCCGTTACTTCTCGCACGGCCTTGATAGCGTTGCGATGCCCAAACACCCGCGCGGCTCCCTGCCGTTTGGCCCAGCGTCCGTTT from Spirosoma montaniterrae encodes:
- a CDS encoding isoprenyl transferase, with translation MKEDIEPGNLPQHIAVIMDGNGRWAKRQGAARVFGHRNAIKAVREVTEGCAELGIKYLTLYAFSTENWNRPKFEVDALMTLLVHTIRDEIKTLMDNNVRLATIGNTESLPKDCQRELAEAIRETSHNTGLTLILALSYSGRWEILEAARQLAAQVRDGHITPDDIDEMLFSQHLTTGGIPDPELMIRTSGEMRISNFLLWQLAYSELYMPDVLWPDFRKKHLHEALLSYQQRERRFGKTSEQLVK